Part of the Devosia sp. SL43 genome, TTTGGCACCGGCAGGCCCTTGCCGTGCAAAAACTCCGGATTGAAGATCTTGCTGGCATAGCGGTTGCCGTAGTCGCACAGGATCGTGACGATGGTCTTGCCCGGTCCCATCTCCTGCGCCATGCGCACAGCACCGGCGATGTTGATGGCGCTCGATCCGCCCAGGCACAGCCCCTCATGTTCGAGCAGGTCGAAAATGTAGGGCAGGGCCTCCGCATCCGAAATCTGATACGGATTGTCGATCTTGAGCCCTTCAAGGTTCGCCGTGATGCGGCCCTGGCCGATACCCTCGGTGATCGAATTGCCCGATGATTTCAGCTCACCATTGGCGAAATAGTTGTACAGCGCCGCGCCCTCAGGGTCGGCAAGCCCGATCTTGATATCGGAATTGCGCGACCGCAGTGCCTCGGCAACACCGGCCAGCGTGCCCCCCGAACCGACCGAGCAGATGAAGCCATCAATGCGCCCGCCAGTCTGCTGCCAGATTTCGGGGCCCGTCGTTTCGACATGAGCACGCCGGTTGGACGTGTTATCGAACTGGTTGGCCCACACTGCACCGTTGGGCAGCTCGCGGTTCAACTTCTCGGCCAGGCGGCCGGAAATCTTGATGTAATTGTTGGGATTCTTGTACGGCTTGGCCGGGACTTCGATCAGCTCGGCGCCATAGAGGCGCAGCGCGTCCTTCTTTTCCTGGCTTTGGGTCTCGGGGATCACAATCACCGATTTGAATCCCAGCGAATTGGCCACCAGCGTCAGCCCGATGCCGGTATTGCCCGCCGTGCCCTCGACGATTGTACCGCCCGGCTTGAGCGCGCCCGACTTCACCGCATCATGGATGATGAATAGCGCTGCGCGATCCTTCACCGACTGACCGGGATTGAGAAACTCCGCCTTGCCCCAGATGTCGCATCCCGTGAGCTGGGAGACGCGGTTGAGGCGGATCAGCGGCGTATTGCCGATGGCGGAAATGAGGTCTTTATGATTGGCCATGGATCTTTGTGCGGGCTGTTGTTGCCTGATGGTAGGTGCGCACTGTGTCACCCGCAAGAGATAACCGGCTGTCACGGCAGTGCTTTTCGTTCACGCCCACCTGGACGCAATGTGTATGCGCCCGTGTCTGTTCCGCAGAATATCATTCCCACG contains:
- a CDS encoding cysteine synthase A, producing the protein MANHKDLISAIGNTPLIRLNRVSQLTGCDIWGKAEFLNPGQSVKDRAALFIIHDAVKSGALKPGGTIVEGTAGNTGIGLTLVANSLGFKSVIVIPETQSQEKKDALRLYGAELIEVPAKPYKNPNNYIKISGRLAEKLNRELPNGAVWANQFDNTSNRRAHVETTGPEIWQQTGGRIDGFICSVGSGGTLAGVAEALRSRNSDIKIGLADPEGAALYNYFANGELKSSGNSITEGIGQGRITANLEGLKIDNPYQISDAEALPYIFDLLEHEGLCLGGSSAINIAGAVRMAQEMGPGKTIVTILCDYGNRYASKIFNPEFLHGKGLPVPNWLEGRTPIDISSVIEAEPV